A window of the Fulvia fulva chromosome 3, complete sequence genome harbors these coding sequences:
- a CDS encoding Neurofilament heavy polypeptide, with protein sequence MKLTSFQVVAVLAITAAAFPVDTNNAIAAAKPLHQRDLADHYGLSLSTGHAHKRQPGRSGKFGKHSSTGKQSTGASSPAKQSLDAAQKFAAAPKGAKPGKAVPVASTGGTGGRPSYAANTATDPSQDHDGGVGESTADTAAPSYQATTDSTDPTTDSAAPSYGGSSSSGQCICPSSSSSEPTDSVSSTDSSDSSPSPSSYSSSASSSSCDCGTSSSSDDPTSYDSTEPSTGESGTDEEDCPPEEDDSTEQDPGMGESEAPTSDDSAMPSYGAITSPETEEEPTGYYEAASPYGAEPTEEDATQPEEDPRKPKTDTTEMAAPSYDATLTEEQSATPDEEDATQLEEDAEKPEGAEKPEGSEEESDAAKPEESEDKEMPTGSETSCGSCKGAEEMPTQPKPKTPTDATAPPAKKPVEAPTGDESKMPAKAPTAAKTPAGAPTVDESKKPAKAPAAAKTLAEAPTGEESKKPAKAHTAAKTPAEAPTGEESKKPAKAPTAAKAPAEAPTGEESKKPAKAPTAAKTLAEAPTGEESKKPAKAPTAAKTPAEAPTGEESKKPAKAPTAAKAPAEAPTGEESKKPAKAPTAAKTLAEAPTGEESKKPAKAPTAAKTPAEAPTGEESKKPAKAPTAAKTPAEAPTGEESKKPAKAPTAAKTPAEAPTGEESKMPAKAPTAATPSYVSGGPSKKLFRRVAFKA encoded by the exons ATGAAGCTCACTTCGTTCCAGGTCGTTGCGGTCTTGGCCATTACGGCAGCAGCCTTCCCAGTCGACA CCAATAATGCAATCGCAGCCGCCAAACCGTTGCATCAACGTGATCTAGCTGACCACTACGGTCTCTCTCTATCGACCGGTCATGCACACAAGCGCCAGCCTGGCAGATCGGGCAAGTTTGGAAAGCACAGCAGTACCGGGAAGCAGTCTACCGGTGCTTCGTCTCCGGCCAAACAGAGTCTCGATGCCGCACAGAAATTCGCTGCTGCTCCCAAGGGGGCCAAGCCTGGTAAAGCTGTGCCCGTAGCAAGCACTGGTG GCACGGGCGGACGGCCTTCGTACGCTGCCAACACAGCAACAGACCCATCGCAAGACCATGATGGTGGAGTCGGAGAATCAACAGCGGACACTGCTGCGCCAT CGTACCAAGCAACAACAGACTCCACCGACCCGACGACAGACAGTGCCGCTCCATCTTACGGCGGCTCTAGCAGCTCTGGCCAATGCATTTGCCCAAGCTCTTCGTCCAGCGAGCCCACCGATTCTGTCAGCTCTACCGACTCCAGTGACTCCTCCCCGAGCCCATCCTCGTACTCGTCCTCCGCTTCAAGCTCCTCTTGCGATTGCGGTACCTCTAGCTCCAGTGATGACCCAA CCTCTTATGATTCAACCGAGCCATCGACTGGAGAATCGGGTACAGACGAAGAAGATTGCCCTCCGGAGGAAGACGATTCGACTGAGCAAG ACCCAGGTATGGGCGAATCTGAGGCTCCAACTAGTGATGACTCTGCCATGCCTTCCTACGGTGCCATCACTTCACCAGAGACTGAAGAAGAGCCTACTGGGTACTATGAAGCAGCATCTCCATACG GAGCAGAGCCAACAGAGGAAGATGCGACTCAGCCGGAAGAGGATCCCAGGAAGCCAAAGACAGACACAACCGAGATGGCAGCACCAAGCTATG ACGCAACGTTGACCGAGGAACAGTCTG CAACACCTGACGAGGAAGACGCAACACAACTTGAAGAAGATGCCGAGAAGCCTGAAGGCGCCGAAAAGCCCGAGGGATCCGAGGAGGAAAGTGATGCTGCCAAGCCCGAGGAATCCGAAGACAAGGAGATGCCAACTGGTTCCGAGACTTCCTGTGGTTCATGCAAGGGGGCCGAAGAGATGCCAACCCAGCCTAAGCCAAAGACTCCAACTGATGCCACAGCTCCGCCAGCAAAGAAGCCAGTTGAGGCTCCTACAGGAGATGAAAGCAAGATGCCAGCCAAGGCTCCTACCGCTGCGAAGACGCCAGCTGGAGCTCCAACAGTAGATGAAAGCAAGAAGCCAGCCAAGGCTCCTGCCGCTGCGAAGACGCTAGCTGAGGCTCCTACAGGAGAGGAAAGCAAGAAGCCAGCCAAGGCTCATACCGCTGCGAAGACGCCAGCTGAGGCTCCTACAGGAGAGGAAAGCAAGAAGCCAGCCAAGGCTCCTACCGCTGCGAAGGCGCCAGCTGAGGCTCCTACAGGAGAGGAAAGCAAGAAGCCAGCCAAGGCTCCTACCGCTGCGAAGACGCTAGCTGAGGCTCCTACAGGAGAGGAAAGCAAGAAGCCAGCCAAGGCTCCTACCGCTGCGAAGACGCCAGCTGAGGCTCCTACAGGAGAGGAAAGCAAGAAGCCAGCCAAGGCTCCTACCGCTGCGAAGGCGCCAGCTGAGGCTCCTACAGGAGAGGAAAGCAAGAAGCCAGCCAAGGCTCCTACCGCTGCGAAGACGCTAGCTGAGGCTCCTACAGGAGAGGAAAGCAAGAAGCCAGCCAAGGCTCCTACCGCTGCGAAGACGCCAGCTGAGGCTCCTACAGGAGAGGAAAGCAAGAAGCCAGCCAAGGCTCCTACCGCTGCGAAGACGCCAGCTGAGGCTCCTACAGGAGAGGAAAGCAAGAAGCCAGCCAAGGCTCCTACCGCTGCGAAGACGCCAGCTGAGGCTCCTACAGGAGAGGAAAGCAAGATGCCAGCCAAGGCTCCCACCGCTGCGACACCATCATACGTTTCCGGTGGCCCATCAAAGAAGCTTTTCAGACGTGTGGCATTCAAGGCTTGA